In one Nocardia tengchongensis genomic region, the following are encoded:
- a CDS encoding STAS domain-containing protein, with translation MTHQPNPALLTTSITTTLDDIHVCTIRGEIDIRTAPMFRKALFDGIAVGGTTVVDMTAVTFFGVAGICALVEALDIAHRRQCELCVEGSHCVTRVLEVVGLATAFDICE, from the coding sequence ATGACTCACCAGCCCAACCCTGCTCTGCTGACCACCTCGATCACGACCACCCTCGACGACATCCACGTCTGCACCATCCGTGGCGAGATCGACATCCGGACCGCCCCCATGTTCCGCAAGGCGCTGTTCGACGGCATCGCCGTCGGAGGAACAACCGTCGTCGACATGACCGCGGTGACCTTCTTCGGCGTGGCCGGCATCTGCGCCCTGGTCGAGGCCCTCGACATCGCCCACCGCCGCCAGTGCGAACTGTGCGTCGAGGGCTCCCACTGCGTGACCCGCGTACTCGAAGTCGTCGGCCTGGCCACAGCGTTCGACATCTGCGAATAA
- a CDS encoding recombinase family protein: MSTTDQLLDRQLRALTAAGCQKMFADKKSGKNAEREELQRCLEYLRPGDTLVVPALDRLSRSMQDLLAIVAELRRRGIGFQSLHEALDTTTPGGRLVFHVFAALAEFIRELIVEGTNEGLAAARARGQRLGRPPAMTEEQVRQARALLTRPDETVSSIARLLGVSRSTIYKYVPEINSAAS, translated from the coding sequence ATCTCGACCACCGACCAGCTGCTCGACCGCCAGCTGCGCGCGCTCACTGCGGCCGGATGCCAGAAGATGTTCGCGGACAAGAAGTCCGGCAAGAACGCCGAACGCGAGGAACTGCAACGCTGCCTGGAATACCTGCGCCCCGGCGACACCCTCGTCGTGCCGGCACTGGATCGGCTCAGCCGCTCGATGCAGGACCTGCTCGCGATCGTCGCCGAACTCCGCCGCCGCGGCATCGGATTCCAGTCCCTACACGAAGCCCTCGACACCACCACCCCCGGCGGGCGCCTGGTCTTCCACGTGTTCGCCGCGCTCGCGGAGTTCATCCGTGAGCTGATCGTCGAGGGCACCAACGAGGGACTGGCCGCCGCCCGCGCCCGTGGACAACGCCTGGGCCGCCCGCCGGCCATGACCGAGGAGCAGGTCCGCCAGGCCCGCGCTCTGCTGACCCGCCCCGACGAGACGGTGTCCTCGATTGCGCGGCTGCTGGGCGTTTCCCGGTCCACGATCTACAAATACGTGCCCGAGATCAACAGTGCCGCTTCATGA
- a CDS encoding nuclear transport factor 2 family protein, whose translation MDNALDAPTAVLLQYIDAFNNGDPKAMSALCADPMQILDGMSPHVWRGPTASEDWWRDVLREGEHTGASGYHIVLGEPQHVDVTGDHAYVVVPATMTVNLQGKQVTQTGSIFTVALGKVGTQWRLTAWAWAKGA comes from the coding sequence ATGGACAACGCACTCGACGCGCCCACGGCAGTGCTGCTCCAATACATCGATGCCTTCAACAACGGTGACCCGAAGGCGATGAGCGCGCTGTGCGCTGACCCGATGCAGATACTCGACGGCATGTCGCCGCACGTATGGCGAGGGCCGACAGCCAGCGAGGACTGGTGGCGGGACGTACTCAGGGAGGGCGAGCACACGGGAGCATCGGGCTACCACATTGTGCTCGGCGAGCCGCAGCACGTCGACGTCACCGGTGACCACGCCTATGTCGTTGTTCCGGCCACCATGACGGTCAATCTGCAGGGCAAGCAGGTAACGCAAACCGGCTCCATTTTTACCGTCGCGCTAGGCAAGGTGGGGACACAGTGGCGGCTGACCGCCTGGGCTTGGGCAAAAGGTGCCTGA
- a CDS encoding ATP-dependent DNA ligase: MVRHPAPMLATPGPAPADDDTRYAYEWKYDGIRCLAWISDGVCHMVSRNGNSLNAAFPEIAQALTSLAAGRELTLDGELVAPDRDGVPRFDRIGRRLGVARPSRSLIRTVPVCLYVFDLLGFGNRDLRTSNYLERREHLERLPFPHGPILLSPSYRDIPVSRMLEVAAEHDIEGVIGKRIDSAYRAGRSQAWRKLPLRRSAQVVVVGWLAGHASSEVFGSLLVAAHNDHGHLTLLGAVGTGFSDPTRHSLQRELHALAVAAPPVTGEIPRSITATAHWVAPHLVGDVAYRERTATGLRHPSWRGLRFDLSPAEVSIPERN; encoded by the coding sequence ATGGTGCGCCATCCGGCGCCGATGCTCGCCACCCCGGGCCCCGCGCCCGCCGACGACGACACCCGGTACGCCTACGAATGGAAATACGACGGAATCCGCTGCCTGGCATGGATTTCCGACGGGGTGTGCCACATGGTCAGCCGCAACGGCAACTCCCTCAACGCGGCCTTTCCGGAGATCGCGCAGGCTCTGACGTCGCTGGCGGCGGGCCGGGAGCTGACCCTCGACGGGGAGCTCGTGGCCCCCGACCGCGACGGGGTGCCGCGGTTCGACCGGATCGGGCGCCGCCTGGGCGTCGCGCGGCCGAGCCGGTCGCTGATCCGCACCGTGCCGGTGTGCCTGTACGTGTTCGACCTGCTGGGGTTCGGAAACCGTGACCTGCGCACGTCGAACTACCTGGAGCGCCGCGAGCATCTGGAGCGGCTCCCGTTCCCGCACGGCCCGATCCTGCTGTCGCCGTCCTACCGCGATATCCCGGTCTCCCGGATGCTGGAAGTCGCCGCCGAACACGACATCGAGGGCGTGATCGGCAAGCGCATCGACAGCGCCTACCGGGCCGGACGGTCCCAGGCGTGGCGCAAGCTCCCGCTGCGCCGCTCCGCCCAGGTCGTGGTGGTCGGCTGGCTGGCCGGCCACGCCAGCAGCGAGGTATTCGGATCCCTGCTCGTCGCCGCCCACAACGACCACGGGCACCTGACGCTGCTCGGCGCGGTCGGCACCGGATTCAGCGACCCCACCCGCCACTCGCTGCAGCGCGAGCTCCATGCCTTGGCCGTTGCCGCCCCGCCGGTCACCGGGGAGATCCCGCGCTCGATCACCGCCACCGCGCACTGGGTCGCCCCGCATCTGGTCGGCGATGTCGCCTACCGCGAACGCACCGCCACCGGCCTGCGCCACCCATCCTGGCGCGGACTCCGCTTCGACCTCTCACCCGCGGAAGTCTCGATTCCCGAGCGCAACTAA
- a CDS encoding helix-hairpin-helix domain-containing protein: MSSASNPPDIETRARTFHLPGHPGVEYSVTLVRPAGRGAQGWTLAEVTVRSTRGPLAVEKFASTEQLVAAVLYEDPWHMAETPYDSTRELDRVPGQYRRALYLRGVRTVDDLLELSDEQILAIRGIGARGTAIVADARDRYAVDRAMTERAG; this comes from the coding sequence ATGAGTTCCGCTAGCAACCCTCCAGATATCGAGACGCGGGCACGCACCTTCCATCTACCGGGTCACCCGGGCGTCGAGTACTCGGTGACGTTGGTGCGGCCGGCGGGACGCGGGGCGCAGGGGTGGACGCTGGCCGAGGTCACGGTCCGTTCCACCCGTGGACCTCTGGCCGTCGAGAAGTTCGCCTCGACCGAGCAGCTCGTGGCGGCTGTGCTCTACGAGGATCCGTGGCACATGGCGGAGACTCCCTACGACAGCACCCGGGAGCTGGATCGTGTACCCGGGCAGTACCGGCGGGCGCTGTATCTGCGCGGAGTCCGCACCGTGGACGACCTGCTCGAGCTGTCGGACGAACAGATCCTGGCGATCCGCGGAATCGGCGCGCGCGGCACCGCGATCGTTGCCGATGCTCGCGACCGCTACGCCGTAGACCGGGCCATGACCGAGCGCGCGGGATAG
- a CDS encoding oxidoreductase codes for MTTKTALVTGASSGIGEATARKLADLGYTVYGAARRIDRLQKLTDQGIRPLAMDVTDDASMTAGIARIISETGRIDVLVNNAGYGSYGAVEDVPLDEARYQFEVNVFGAARLAQLVLPHMREQHSGTIVNITSMGGKIYTPLGGWYHGTKFALEGLSDCLRLEARPFGVNVVVIEPGGIATEWGGIAADHLRKVSGNTAYATQAEAVATSLSSEANARRNSPPQVIADAIGRAVTARRPKTRYTVGFGARPLIFVNWLLPDRAFDAIIKRATGVRD; via the coding sequence ATGACCACCAAGACCGCCCTCGTCACCGGAGCCTCCTCCGGCATCGGCGAGGCCACCGCCCGCAAACTGGCCGACCTCGGCTACACCGTCTACGGCGCAGCGCGCCGCATCGACCGGTTGCAGAAACTCACCGACCAGGGCATCCGCCCGCTGGCCATGGACGTCACCGACGACGCGTCGATGACCGCAGGCATCGCCCGGATCATTAGCGAGACCGGGCGCATCGACGTGCTGGTCAACAACGCCGGATACGGCTCCTACGGCGCGGTCGAGGACGTACCCCTCGACGAGGCCCGCTACCAGTTCGAGGTCAACGTCTTCGGCGCGGCACGGCTGGCGCAACTGGTGTTGCCGCACATGCGCGAGCAGCATTCGGGCACGATCGTGAACATCACGTCCATGGGCGGCAAGATCTACACCCCGCTCGGCGGCTGGTACCACGGCACCAAGTTCGCCCTCGAAGGACTCAGCGACTGCCTGCGCCTGGAAGCCCGGCCTTTCGGGGTCAATGTCGTGGTGATCGAGCCGGGCGGCATCGCCACCGAATGGGGCGGCATCGCGGCAGATCACCTGCGCAAGGTCTCCGGCAACACCGCCTACGCCACCCAAGCCGAGGCTGTGGCCACCTCGCTGAGCTCGGAAGCCAACGCCCGCCGCAACTCCCCGCCCCAGGTGATCGCCGACGCGATCGGCAGGGCCGTCACCGCGCGCCGCCCCAAGACCCGCTACACCGTCGGGTTCGGTGCCCGCCCGTTAATCTTCGTGAACTGGCTGCTGCCCGACCGCGCCTTCGATGCGATCATCAAGCGCGCCACCGGCGTCCGTGACTGA
- a CDS encoding inositol monophosphatase family protein encodes MIDEVAQVLRDTAEIAIRPRFRRLTGDDVHEKEPGDLVTVADREAEKLIAHGLREILDIPVVGEESVAEDPSLLAALGEKACWLVDPIDGTSNFVAGRAEYAVMAALLRDGEPVAGWILLPETGQLYVAEQGSGAFRDGTRIQRPAPPAGIERLRGAAPTRRLTPEGRAELSAAGTSFASLGPGTLSAGVNYTRILDGDFDFVLYQRSLPWDHAAGTLLLAEAGGVSIRPDGSPYRLAAGQNALLLNAADQARCRAVQAVLWGNRG; translated from the coding sequence GTGATCGATGAGGTGGCGCAAGTCCTGAGAGACACTGCCGAAATCGCGATCCGGCCCCGGTTCCGTCGTTTGACCGGAGATGACGTCCACGAGAAGGAACCCGGCGATCTGGTCACCGTGGCTGATCGGGAAGCCGAGAAGCTGATCGCGCACGGACTGCGCGAGATCCTCGACATCCCCGTGGTCGGGGAGGAATCAGTCGCCGAAGATCCCTCCCTCCTCGCAGCACTCGGCGAAAAAGCCTGCTGGTTGGTGGATCCCATAGACGGAACATCCAACTTCGTGGCCGGCCGCGCGGAATATGCGGTGATGGCGGCACTACTTCGCGATGGCGAGCCGGTCGCGGGATGGATCCTCCTGCCCGAGACAGGGCAGCTCTACGTGGCCGAGCAGGGATCGGGAGCCTTCCGAGACGGTACCCGGATCCAGCGCCCCGCCCCGCCGGCTGGGATCGAGCGGCTGCGCGGCGCTGCTCCGACGAGGCGGCTGACTCCGGAAGGCCGCGCAGAGCTATCGGCAGCCGGCACCAGTTTCGCAAGCTTGGGGCCAGGCACTTTGAGCGCTGGGGTCAACTACACGCGAATCCTTGACGGAGACTTCGATTTCGTTCTGTACCAGCGGTCATTGCCATGGGATCACGCCGCGGGCACTCTGCTCCTGGCGGAGGCAGGTGGCGTCTCCATCCGACCCGACGGGTCACCGTATCGCCTCGCCGCGGGCCAAAACGCTCTGCTGCTGAATGCAGCTGATCAAGCGCGCTGTCGGGCGGTACAAGCCGTGCTGTGGGGCAACCGGGGTTAG
- a CDS encoding RNA polymerase sigma factor: MHQLLLFDPMELFDPAEVAQLKERLDARPAEFDRFFRRYAPGLVGFLVVQGASIADANEIAQESMIEAYRDWTAIAYPASWIRVVASRKLRHRLKLAARESSLDLLLAGNEDQRLLSSGDEFTAEESLEAMLTNLDLHRFLQRLPQRQRQILAWTMQGYTPKEIADILHLSPEGVRSSLHKARDTLRPLVAAEGVYRRPTPAPRKTVSRRRRGR, translated from the coding sequence ATGCACCAACTCCTCCTGTTCGACCCCATGGAGCTGTTCGACCCCGCCGAGGTCGCCCAGCTCAAAGAACGACTCGATGCGCGCCCCGCAGAGTTCGATCGGTTCTTCCGCAGGTACGCCCCTGGCCTGGTGGGGTTCCTGGTTGTGCAGGGTGCGAGCATCGCCGACGCGAACGAGATCGCGCAGGAGTCGATGATCGAGGCATATAGAGACTGGACGGCTATCGCCTACCCGGCGAGCTGGATCCGGGTCGTGGCCAGCCGCAAACTGCGCCACCGCCTGAAACTGGCGGCCCGGGAATCGTCGCTGGATCTGCTGCTGGCCGGGAACGAAGACCAGCGTCTGTTGTCGAGCGGGGACGAGTTCACCGCCGAGGAATCACTGGAGGCGATGCTGACCAACCTGGATCTGCATCGCTTCCTGCAGCGGCTTCCTCAGCGTCAGCGTCAGATTCTCGCCTGGACAATGCAGGGGTACACCCCCAAGGAGATCGCCGACATTCTCCACCTCTCCCCAGAGGGAGTCCGGTCCTCACTCCACAAGGCCCGAGACACTCTGCGGCCCTTGGTCGCAGCCGAAGGGGTGTACCGCCGGCCAACGCCCGCACCGAGGAAAACCGTCAGTCGACGGCGACGAGGGCGTTAG
- the coaD gene encoding pantetheine-phosphate adenylyltransferase: MATALCSGSFDPVTCGHLNVFERAAAQFDDLVVTVVVNANKKTMFTLDERVEMLREVTAHLGNVRVASWQGLLVDFAREQGITAIVKGLRAGDFNYERSMAQMNHTLTGVDTVFIASDPAYGSVSSSLVKQVAAAGGDLTGLLPIPVHSRLLERLKVQPVATDIPSCP; this comes from the coding sequence ATGGCAACAGCCTTGTGCTCCGGGTCTTTCGACCCGGTGACGTGTGGTCATCTCAACGTGTTCGAGCGGGCAGCAGCCCAGTTCGACGACCTCGTGGTCACAGTGGTGGTCAACGCGAACAAGAAGACGATGTTCACCCTCGACGAGCGCGTCGAGATGCTACGCGAGGTCACCGCCCACCTCGGCAACGTGCGGGTGGCGTCCTGGCAGGGGCTGCTGGTGGACTTCGCGCGTGAACAGGGCATCACCGCGATCGTGAAGGGCCTGCGCGCCGGCGACTTCAACTACGAGCGGTCCATGGCCCAGATGAACCACACACTCACCGGCGTGGACACCGTGTTCATCGCCAGCGACCCCGCCTACGGGTCAGTATCCAGCTCGCTGGTCAAACAGGTCGCAGCAGCAGGCGGCGACCTCACCGGCTTGCTGCCGATACCAGTGCACAGTCGACTGCTGGAACGACTGAAAGTTCAGCCGGTCGCTACCGACATCCCTTCTTGCCCTTGA
- a CDS encoding TetR/AcrR family transcriptional regulator → MVGVAEVVGRRELNKLATRRALLDAANDLFSVQGYAATTVREIADRAGVTERTFFRYFAGKEELLVEDLVAQMPVITESIKARPAEEPPLVAVERAIVALIEWVRDLHEPTAVSLFLDRRPASGLGRSVATLTLKFEDAMASALGDRLARLDPAPADIDLRAAVYGRTAVAILRSALIRDLQLRNTGAEPRPLLTESIRAAFAAASEGWGPGSASIPFDGQGPSR, encoded by the coding sequence GTGGTCGGCGTGGCAGAAGTGGTTGGCAGGCGTGAGTTGAACAAGCTGGCGACGCGTCGAGCGTTGCTCGACGCCGCCAACGACCTGTTCTCCGTCCAGGGCTATGCCGCGACGACCGTGCGTGAGATCGCGGATCGGGCCGGTGTCACCGAGCGCACTTTCTTCCGGTATTTCGCCGGTAAGGAGGAATTGCTGGTCGAGGACCTGGTGGCCCAGATGCCGGTGATCACCGAATCGATCAAGGCCCGACCCGCCGAGGAGCCGCCTCTGGTTGCGGTGGAGCGGGCGATCGTGGCGTTGATCGAGTGGGTGCGGGACCTCCATGAGCCGACTGCGGTGTCGCTGTTTCTGGATCGCCGCCCGGCTTCGGGCCTGGGGCGGTCGGTGGCGACGCTGACGTTGAAGTTCGAAGACGCGATGGCGAGCGCGCTCGGCGATCGTCTGGCTCGCCTCGATCCGGCACCGGCCGATATCGACTTGCGCGCGGCGGTATACGGCCGCACAGCAGTCGCGATCTTGCGGAGCGCACTGATCCGCGACCTGCAACTGCGCAATACCGGCGCTGAACCTCGGCCGCTGCTGACGGAGTCGATCCGCGCAGCTTTCGCGGCCGCGTCCGAAGGATGGGGGCCGGGCTCGGCCTCGATACCGTTCGACGGGCAGGGCCCGAGTCGGTAG
- a CDS encoding TetR/AcrR family transcriptional regulator: protein MTQARAPRADAVRNRTKILSAAREQITAHGPDAGMDQIAAAAGVAVGTLYRHFPTKTDLVAAVVIEYVTRVADDAEAACARVESGARAWDELAAFLAGVVELTATNQAAKAAAQALGADPAAKAKEERATTALAVLIQAGQAAGDIHPDVTVGDIYLLFSAAPTDQPHSARTRWLTLVLPGLTTRARPSKP from the coding sequence ATGACCCAGGCCCGAGCCCCGCGCGCCGACGCGGTCCGCAACCGCACCAAGATCCTGTCCGCTGCCCGCGAGCAGATCACCGCCCACGGCCCCGACGCGGGCATGGACCAGATCGCAGCCGCGGCCGGGGTCGCCGTCGGCACGCTGTATCGGCATTTCCCCACCAAGACCGATCTGGTCGCGGCCGTGGTCATCGAGTACGTCACAAGGGTCGCCGACGATGCCGAAGCCGCTTGCGCACGTGTGGAATCCGGGGCGCGCGCATGGGACGAACTTGCTGCGTTTCTGGCCGGGGTCGTCGAACTGACCGCCACCAACCAAGCCGCCAAAGCCGCCGCACAAGCCCTCGGCGCGGACCCCGCCGCGAAAGCCAAGGAAGAGCGCGCCACCACCGCGCTGGCTGTCCTCATCCAGGCCGGACAAGCAGCGGGAGACATCCACCCCGACGTCACCGTCGGCGACATCTACCTACTGTTCTCCGCCGCCCCCACAGACCAACCGCACTCCGCCCGCACCCGATGGCTCACCCTCGTGCTGCCCGGCCTGACGACCCGCGCCAGACCCAGCAAACCCTGA
- a CDS encoding STAS domain-containing protein, with protein sequence MTDRDDPSAVSELVVEHRMAGEVAIVTVRGEVDAATGAQLEQAVRTCLARTRGGFCVLDLTAVRFLGGHGLAVLLKVSRSAEKLQQPLRIVVDSNRPVVAPIEITGLEEFLALYHSVEEALHA encoded by the coding sequence ATGACTGACCGGGATGATCCGTCGGCGGTTTCGGAGCTGGTAGTCGAGCATCGGATGGCCGGCGAGGTCGCGATCGTGACGGTACGTGGCGAGGTCGACGCCGCTACCGGCGCGCAGCTCGAGCAGGCGGTGCGTACCTGCCTGGCCCGTACCCGCGGCGGGTTCTGCGTCCTGGATCTGACCGCCGTGCGTTTCCTGGGCGGACATGGCCTCGCTGTCCTTCTCAAGGTCAGTCGCAGTGCCGAAAAGCTGCAGCAGCCCTTGCGTATCGTCGTCGACAGCAACCGCCCGGTGGTTGCTCCGATCGAAATCACCGGTCTGGAAGAGTTTCTCGCGCTCTACCACAGCGTCGAGGAAGCCCTGCACGCCTGA